GTACACTGCTTACCCCAAATTCTGTATATGCTATATTAGAACCACCAAAACCTATCCCtcgatcaacgatatcaGGTCTTATCATATCTTCAATATGGAACGAAAGATCCATCACACTCTTATTCACTTATGCAGTTTACAGCTTGACTATTTCGAACGTATGGTGTACCCTAGTCGGCACTGACAAACTAGCTCTTTTCAATCCTACTACGTGAGTGACACCTCATCCTCTGAATCGCTCGGCGGGAACAAGGTTGTTCCCAATTTTCATGAAGAAGACAATACCCGTGTCACTCAGTCACTCAGTCAGCCAGCTGATGCAAAAGATCGTACTCAAATTAGTCGAAATAAACTCGCTTTAAACGAAAGAAGGATCGTCCTATGTTCGTCCAATTTgatcctcttccttttcttggGAAGCAAAGATATCTTCGGTGTCGGTGATAAATTGAGACCTACTTGGCCGCAAAAGAAGGTTAGTCCATTCAACTCGTAGTACGAAAGCGCATCAAATCATAACGCTGAAACACCGATTGataatccttctttttgGATAGATCCCATTCGCTCGAGCAGTCCAAAATTCCATTTTTGATAATCTCACTTTTGACACTTCCAACTCATTGTCCACAACGCTCATATGGTCAACCCTCGTTCCCTTTGCTTACAAGTTGGTACTAAGAAGCTATGTTTGGAAATGGGTTAATTGGAGAATATGGGCTTTGTTCTTTCGGTACGTCACTTGTCTGCATTCACTTGATAGGAAAAATggctttcttgatattcttcaaAATCATACTGTATCATTCTATATCGTACTATTTGATACTGATTTGACTATGACTGAACAGACCATTCATTGGCTCTTTTGCGAGACCGTCCACGCGAGCTCCTGGTGCATGGTCGTTAGCACCTCAACTACTGGTATTGGATCTAGTAGCTTTGATAATATTACAGTTACCGGTGAAAGCTATGATGCCTTATGTCACTCAAGTCAGTTCTCAGAATCAAAGTTTAGACGATGGACAGCTGACGGAAAAATTATTAGCCTCTCAACTTTGACGCTTTTTACAAGAAATCACCTCTGACACCTGAAAGATACCTGATCACCGCTCTCAAATCTCAAGATCCATATTACCTAGTGAGTTCGAGCTGATAAGCACATATCAACCATGAAGCTATTGGACTGATCGAATTATCACTTAGCAATTTACATTGATGGAACTTTTACGAATCTCTCACATCCCCTCACATCGAAAGGCCTTGTTCTCCGATGTGTCCAAATCTcccaatctcatcatcgaatTATGGCAAGAACTTCTACTCCAACTAGGACAAGTTAACGTATCGCTCTCTTCGGCTATTCCATCTCAAGATTCACCACCAACCTCGTCTACTCCATCAAGACCCAATGCGCCAGATCCTAGATCAATCCCGATCAGACAAGCGGATATCTTCAGACCTATAACTAAAAAACAATCTACATACGGGCTGAAAGAAGTATTAGATGGACCTATAAAATCGATACCTCCGGCACCCATAGCAAAAGCGACAGAAGTGACTAATTTAGCCGTATCGAAAATCGAACAAGTACAGTCTCAAGTAGTGGGTAAAATCGAAACTACCCCGATTGGAGAAACCGTTTTAAAAGAAACTAGAGGTTGGAAAAAGGGTTTCTATGAGTGGATAGGTCAAGATTGGGCTAAAAGAGGTCTGAAAAACAATGCCAAAGATTGGTTATTAGCTCAAAGAATAATTGAAAGTAAGTAGTTCATTTGAactttttttcccttctattGTTGTTTTGTATGAGCTGATGTTGACCATTTGTGCCAATCGCAGTAATGACCACTCTGGCTATAGCATcaatagaagaagatacgTATGGATATATTCAGCAAGTGCTTCCTGCTTCCCTAGAAGCTATAGTCCGATTACGATCATCGATCATGTCGTTAGAAGCGAGATTGAGCTACCAAGCTGGTATTCTGGGTCAAGGGAGGGAAGGTGCCATTAGAGAAGTAGGAACAGAGTTGAGTATAGCTAGAGGGGGTGAGTTATCGCTCATATCACGTTGCGCATTCCGTCATGATGGCGAATCTGACAGCTGACTCTCGATCCTTGCGCAGCATGCGAAAATGCAATCAGGCGGATAGGAGAGAAATTCGGACCTACGTTAGGTGCATTCCGATTCGCCCCTTCTATAGCTCAAGCTTTGGGAAATATCTGCAAGTCTTGATAGACATTATAGCATGGAGAAAGAACATCATGAACGGAGGGAAATAGCCACATTAGCATGCATTGCAATCATCACTTATCAATCCAAGAACACATCCCTTTTGCATTGAGTGCTCGTAGTATTAATGTGAAGATTTGTTCTTATACGCTCGAATACACGTGAATGCCTTTTTCACGtttgatttttccatttGGGACGCGTCGTAGCGTAACATCCCATTCAATGATGTTTCAGCTGtcattcatctctcaaccTCATATTCTAGTCTGCACTCCTGACCATGTCACACCACAACAATTGAGTGCAGTGTAAGCTTGATCGATGGACCTCATGACATGATGCTGTGACATCCGACACATCCAACACATCTCTCATCATCGCATCGCTACTCCTTGGCCCATCATTCATCGCTTCAAACCGCTCGTAATTCGGAGCTCCATCATTCGCACGGTCCttcattcctccttcttcattcgaGGTCACTCAGTAAAGACGACGAGAAAAGTACTTTTATCACTGCTTACCAGTGTCATCACTTCGACTCTCGACTTGTTCAAATATCAccactacctcttctctcatctGACTTGAGCTCACACCCGACGACTTCGGAGTCTCAGCATGCAACATGGCCGCCGCCGTCGCACTGTCGAATTATCAGCTGGGGGATGTGATAGGCAGAGGAGCCAGTGGATCGGTCTACAGGGCACTCAACTTTCTGACGGGAGAGACAGTAGCCATAAAATCAATCTCACTACTATCTttatcatcgacatcatcgtctgattcaccatcatcaccactaAATGATATCATGTCAGAGATTGATTTATTGAAGAATCTCAATCATCCCAATATAGTCAAATACAAAGGATTCGcaagagataaagaaaacCTGTTCATCGTATTGGAATATTGTGAAAACGGTTCACTGCAAAGTATCTTGAAGAAATTCGGTAAATTTCCTGAAAGTCTGATAGCTGTTTACATACATCAGGTGTTGGAAGGATTGATCTATTTACATGAACAAGGTGTCATTCATCGTGATATAAAAGGAGCGAACATATTAACGAACAAAGATGGTTCTGTGAAATTAGCTGATTTTGGCGTTTCTTCAAGATCTTCAATacccatatcatcaacaaattcaacttcaatttcaacaCCAAATGCAACCtcgatttcaacttcaaactcaaactcaacctcaaatatagagaaagaaaatgaaaatcaagtAGTCGGTTCACCATACTGGATGGCACCTGAAGTCATTGAACAAAATGGTGCTTCGACTTCAAGTGATATTTGGTCAGTGGGATGTGTAGTCGTTGAATTATTACAAGGTAAACCTCCTTATGGTGATCTAGCTCCAATGCAAGCTCTGTGGAGAAtcgttcaagatgaaagtatgAAGATACCTGATGGTGCAAGTCCGGTGAGTGATTTATATTTTGTTCCTACACGCAGAACGCTCATCTTTCAACAACTTTTTCCCATGTACCCTTCCCCAAACCCCTAGATCGTCAAAGATTTTCTGTATCACTGTTTTCAGAAAGATCCAAATCTTCGAGTATCAGCGAAAAAGCTACTTCGTCATCCATGGATGATGAGCGTCAAGAGATCCACCGAATCAGTCAATCCCCCTTCGCAGCCCAGATCAGTGACTactggtaatggtaatgcTAGTTGTAATGGGAGCAGACCTCACTCCCGCGCTGGATCTCAAAGAATATCATCAGGAGGCAAAGATACCGTTCGATCTAAAGAGGAAAAGAACCGCGACAACGCGGGATCAAGTAATGTATCCAGTTCAGGATCAGGGGGTGGTGGAACGGTTAGAGCCAAGAAACCTATGACTGTATATGATGAGGCTGTTCAAAGAGTTCAAGAATGGAATGAAGCTCTAAATGGTGTGTATCAATCTACTGATACTTTCCCTGAAATGCGATATGTCCATGAGCCGATGCTGACATACAAAATTCTGGTCGTGTAGCCTCGCCAAAAGCCATGGCAACTATGAGGAAATTACCACTGCCTCAACCGCGTAAACAATCGGTATCAAACGTACGTCAAAGAGGTGAATCAAATGGTCCTATTCCCATGGGACAAGGTTTTTTCGCTTTgccatcaagatcatcaggtgaatcaATATCTTCTCAATTCCAATTACCTCAATCCGGGTcagcatcaggatcaaaCTCAGGTTCAGGATTGAAATCGCaaccttctcatcctcaatcTGGTATGTTGGGCAAAAATTTACATGTCAGCGATGTACTTAATAGAGCGAAAGAAACTGAAAGTAATGGTGAAAgttgggatgatgatttcgctTCAGATATCACTCTATCCAAAAAATTAGGTCGTAAGTGTATCACTGATCAACGCCATAGAAGGTAATTCCGCTGACTAAGCGATCCATATCATAGACCGCCGAGAAGAATCTACAGTAAAcgaagatatcaatcaaaagacCTTGAGACCTACTAAATCACCTGTATTACCTATGAAACCCCTTTCTTCATTATCGTTGAAAGGGCAAAATACGATAACAACTACCACAGATTTCACTCAGAAAAGTCATGATGACGATTACTCTGATATCGGTCTGGGAGAGGATGAATCTGGTTTAGAAAGTAAattgagaaagctgaaagtTAGTTGAATGTGTATACGGATATGCCGCGTAAGCCCAAAGCTGATCGTGTCCTTGAATAGCTGAGATCTCAAGGAAGGAGAGGATTGATGCATCCTGACGATATACATAAAataccattatcacctcAGCCGTCGTCAGCACACCAAAAAGCCCTTTCAACGCCATCAAAGCACACCACACTGAATGCCACACCCACATCTAAGTCGCAAGTGCGCTCACCGCCTTCCTCAAGACAAAATTCATTGAGAAGCAAGGGTGCGACCACACCTGGAGGCACGGAGATTAGTGAAAATACAGTAGAGTTGAATAAATATatggaacaagaagaggattatGAAGATATATTCGAAGGTGTACATCCTTCTCAAGCTAGTGGTGGGTTACTCGCACCACCCAATTCGTAACCTATTTTATACTGATTATAGCGAATGATTGCAGGCTCAAAAGTCCAGCCACATTCACTTCAACTTACTCGAAGATCAAATATCTCATGGGAATCAGACGAATTGGATGACGATCAAGATCCATTTGccgagattgaagatgatttcgtcACTGAAGACCTGGAAGCTATCTTACTTAGAGATAAGAGAGCTACACTATGTTCCAATGTAAACAAGCTAGTAGCGGGCTTGACACCGAATACCCCACATATGGTATTGAAACAAGGCTGTGACGAACTCGTGAGTCAGATGGTTTACATCAAGTAGTATGATATTAACGATAAATCCTGAAATGTTAGTTGTCATTACTGGAGAATACACCCCGTGAAATGGGTCTGGAAGCTCATTTTGTAGCTCAGCATGGAATGTTAGCGTGAGTATACTGCAAGACTCTCAAGAAGAATTGTTACATTATGCTCATAACCTTGTGTTGGATAGGATCCTCGAGGTACTTGAGTCGAGACTAAGTAGAGACGTAGCTGTACGATTATTAAAAATCGTCAACTTGGTGAGTATCCCGTAGGCTATGTCTGCAATCGATTTTTTTCGGGCGGGAAGCCAAAAAactgaaagctgacatgatcaCAGATCGTCACTTCAGATGTAGAGATGCTAGAATCATTCTGTCTCATTGGTGGGATACCCGTCATCATCGTAAGTATCTCTCTTTTTGAACACCGACTTGTCTCCCCTCATGATCAGCTGCACATCCCTTTGTTGACGATTCCTGCAATCCAATTTAGCCGTTCACATCGAAGAAGCATTCTCTGGAAACGAGGTTAGAAGCTTCAACCTTCATCCAGCAGCTCACTAGCTCAGCATTGACTTTGCAAATGTTCATCTCGTATGTCAAATCTATCTATCCTGGATACTTGCTCACAGCAATCATAATCTGACTGATCTTGTAACATCAATAGCTGTCGAGGACTCCGTATACTTGTTGAGCTTTTAGATGAAGATTACGCTCTGAATAAAACTCTCGTGCTATCTTCTTtagaaggtatatcatcagTGTTCGAATTACAGTCACCTACGCCAAAACCTGATTTCGTAAGGATGTTCGTTAGAGAAGGTATACTGGATCCACTGTCTACAGCTATCCTATCGATCctcaaagatgatgacatcgcagtgaaagaagaacattcTGATGAcatgaaagaagaattggaaatCGCTTCTTCGCGTACTGTTAATACGTTATTACTATTTTGTCAGGTGGCTCAAGGTGATCAGAGAGTAAGAGACAGTTTCGCGAATAGAAGTATAATGTCCCGTGAGTGATCGTTTGCCTATGAAATAAAACCGTTTACTTTACTCCTTGGAATTGCTGGTTTGTAATACCGCGATTTGCTTGATCTGGGGTTGTGCAGAGGTTGCGAGGGAGAAAGGGAGGAACAGCACATGCTGATCACTATCACAATATAGGTCTGCTCAAAGCGTGTGATTTGTTGAGCGGAAAAGCTTTGGTaacagctatcaaagctatCAAGCATCTTTCCACCTCACCTCAATTGATTGAGATCTTACAAAATTCCAATGCCATGGAAGTCTTAGTGGGAGTCTTAGCTAGGAATATGAAAGGTGTACATTCTTCTGTAAGTAAACTCTCACCGCAAATGCGTTCACGGCGCTGATTGTCCTGACGACATTATTTACAATCCCACTAGGATATAAGTTCAAACCTATTCCAAACAATCTATTCAATGACTAGATTGTCCAAATCAcgtcaagaagaagctgcatcAAGTGGTATAATACCATTATTGAAGAAAGTAGTTCAGTCGAAATCGCAATTAAAAGGATTCGCTCTACCGATATTCTGTGATCTGGCTAATGCGGGTAAGGTCAGTAGGAGATTACTTTGGAAATATGAAGGGATGAATCGTGAGTAAATTTGCAGCCATTTACTAGGTATATGATCTTCACGTGGCGATCTATCTGGTCTCGATAGCACAGGACTGATCCTTGCTTTCCAGTATACCTCGACTTACTTTCAGATCCGTATTGGCAAGTATCTGCCCTGGATGCCATCTTGACTTGGTAAGTTgttatctttcaatcctccAAGCTGATTGAGCGCTGACGAGTAGACGTCTTGTGTAAATCAAGGATGCAAGATGAAACAGCTAGAGTTGAAGATGTCTTACTGGAACAGTCAGCCTCGGACAGCCTGGCCAGATGTTTCGTCCAAGCTTCCGGCGTGTCCTTCGAGGGGATTCTGGATCCGTGAGTTCGCAGTTAACGAAGCTTCAAGAATGATGCTCTGGTTGCATACGTCGAGCGTGACCTTAGCTGAAAactttccttccttttctcagATTCCTCAAAATACTTCGATTATCGGCTTCTTTGACGTCTTCCATATCACATCCACCATTTTACGCCCGACTAGCAGAGACACTTGAGAAATCTACAAAAGCAGTGATCAAGTTGAACCTATTACGACTGACTAAAGTGGTTTGTGAAGCTCATCCTGATCGAGCTACTCTGGTCTCCAGATTCGGTTTAGCAGATATAATAGACAGGTTAAGTAGACAGGATACCGCTGTACTTGTTAGAGAATTAGCAAAAGAAGTCCTGCCTGGTCTGTTATTCGGTAACgattcacctgatccatTGGCTTTATCGAGACTTGATAAATCAAGAGAACGAAATGATTCGGGTGTAAAGAGTAGAGCGGGAGAATTGGTTTATGGCAATGGGATAAGTAAGAATATGAGGCGAACGTATTCTGAAAATGGCGTTTCCAGTAATACTACTACTATTTCTACCACTGCGAATGATCCATCGACATCGAATAATGATCGTCAACAACCATCGACAATAAGATCCATATCTTCAATAGATGGTGGGATCGTACAACAGAAATCAACGTTATCTCGATCagtctcaatctcaacttctACATCCaaaaattcaagatcagaaatcGATAAACAGAAAATGCCACCTCCTCCCATACCTCTGAATGTTCAACTAGGACTTCCCACCACAgctacatctacatctaccGGTACTTCAGGAGTACCAGGGGCGACAGGTGGACATGGAGAGAGACCAAAACATAAAAGGAAAATATCAAGGAATCAATTACGGTAAGTTTTGACGTGTATTTGACTTTCCCTTATTAAGAAGAGGTGGAACCTCATGTCTGTGATCCCTCAGAGACTTTCAGCTACCTCTCTCAGGTTTGGCGTTCACTCAGAAGCGAATTGACAGCTGATGATGACTTCATGACGTCTTTGACACGTGTAGAGAAGTACAATGGCAGACTGACGAAAATgggaaaatcaaaagtgtCAGAACACCAAGTAAACTAGTTGGATATACTGTCGAGTAAGATATCTCACGAGAGACTGGATAGCTCATTACGGCTAGACTACTCTTGGCGATCCAAGGACGGAAGAAAGTAGCTTTTAAGGGGTGGGTCAGTATTCTATTGTATTTTTTCGGAAATCCACATTTTGTACATTATCACATAGTTTTATGGTGCTTTGCTATAGGCTGAACACATACACTCTCATTGACTGATACCTTGCATTTCTGATACGTTTCACAATCATTCGACATCCCTATATTACCTATGCATGTATAGTGTGTTCATAATCCAATTGTGAAACGGTATCAATGCATGAGCCATGATTTTTCTATCTACAAACCCATCGCACTCTCAATGAACAATCCATCCATTTGTCACCTGTGAAAAAATTCTAAGGATTCAATCGTTTAGGATCTCTAGGGAACAAACTTGCTCTTCTGATGTTACCTAATTTCAAGAAAAGCATTACGACTCTTTCTAAAccgataccaccacctccatgTGGAGGGGCACCTAATCTGAATGCATCCAAATAACCAGTCATGGTAGCAGGATCGATCCCTACTGATCTCATCCTTTCAGCTAAGAAAGTAGGATCGTGTACTCTTTGAGCTCCTGATAGAATCTCTTCTCCACGCATGAAGAAATCATACGAATTGGATAAAGTCGGATCAACAGGATCAGGCATAGTGTAGAACGGTCGAATGGCCAAAGGGAAtttatcaagaatgaaataATCCGTTTGGTATTTCACACGAACGAGTCGGCCAAGgaatttctcattctcagtACTGACCACATGGTATCGAGCGATCAGCCAGTGACGATTATGGGTGCGTCTGTCACTTTACcgaaaactcacctcaaatCGTCCAATTCACCCAACTCCTCTCCGTCACTACCTTTAGCTCCTGCCTCTTTCAACATCTTGATACCTTCGCTGAATGGTAATCTGAGAGTCTCATCCAAGAACAGGAAATCTTCATGAGGGAACTGTTTCTTGatcacttcaatctcatGTGAGTATTTCTCTTTAAGACCTGAGAAGATGTTTTTGAGCATCGAATCGAGAACATCGAGAACTTCGTGATAATGCTCTTCAATTGCCATCTCGAGATCTAATCCCATGAATTCGGTCATATGTCGATGAGTGTTGGAGTCTTCCGCTCGGAAAACTGGGCAAAGATAGGCATTCAATTAGTATCATTCTCCAAATTTGCCTAATTTCCCCTGAAggcagatgatgatgatagcgACGTTATAAAAGATGTATGACCGCTAAGAtcagatatcactcaccaggTCCGATCTCGTATACTCTCTCCATGTCACCAGCAATAGCCATTTGTTTAGCTAATTGAGGAGATTGAGCGAGGAAAGCAGTTGCTATGAATTTCATAGCGATACCGCATTAGCTAAAATTATTCCATGTCAAAGGAAGCCAGGACGCTCAACGAACAGTTGAAATATTGTACTTTGAAAACACTTGCTCCAGATTCGGTAGCGGCACCTTGAAGTTTAGGAGAATGAATTTCGATAAATCCTTGAGAATTAAGATAATCTCGGAATAATTGGCCAACGGCAGATTGGATTCGGAAAATAGCTTGATTGGATGGAGTCTAGCCCTTTGTCAGCTGTTTATTTCTCAAAATGAGGAGCCGACAGCTCACTCTCAAATCCATAACTCGATTATCGAGTCGGGTGACAAGCGATACTCGAGAAAACTGAAGGTTCTCGTCTTTCTCAGCCTATGACGAGAGACAACTTGTCAGCTGAACTATCGTAAGATCAATCTCTTATTCCTACTCACTCTCtcgaaatcagcttcagctcGAGAAGCGTCGTCAatggagaagggaagat
The window above is part of the Kwoniella shivajii chromosome 6, complete sequence genome. Proteins encoded here:
- a CDS encoding aspartate-tRNA(Asn) ligase, giving the protein MSEPIPTEAQAASTQAAPPAASGEESTAPAPTEGDAPAGPSKAELKRRAKEAEKAKKAADRAAREEEEKRKREAKEAEDHAKQNYGKLPLHQSQERNGRKFLKFSELSEESVGQRVVFRARMHNSRAQGAKIVFLNFRQQTHTLQGVLVVSGEKDENQVSKQMLKYAQLIPSESIVLVEGVIKSAEVKSCTITNYEVGVYKLFTAVEVGDLPFSIDDASRAEADFERAEKDENLQFSRVSLVTRLDNRVMDLRTPSNQAIFRIQSAVGQLFRDYLNSQGFIEIHSPKLQGAATESGASVFKVQYFNSTAFLAQSPQLAKQMAIAGDMERVYEIGPVFRAEDSNTHRHMTEFMGLDLEMAIEEHYHEVLDVLDSMLKNIFSGLKEKYSHEIEVIKKQFPHEDFLFLDETLRLPFSEGIKMLKEAGAKGSDGEELGELDDLSTENEKFLGRLVRVKYQTDYFILDKFPLAIRPFYTMPDPVDPTLSNSYDFFMRGEEILSGAQRVHDPTFLAERMRSVGIDPATMTGYLDAFRLGAPPHGGGGIGLERVVMLFLKLGNIRRASLFPRDPKRLNP